From Camelina sativa cultivar DH55 chromosome 7, Cs, whole genome shotgun sequence, one genomic window encodes:
- the LOC104701288 gene encoding LEAF RUST 10 DISEASE-RESISTANCE LOCUS RECEPTOR-LIKE PROTEIN KINASE-like 2.7 has protein sequence MYYPLNSCLIFLFLFTLIYHIPYASSKQEYGWCETTQFQCGSITAGFPFWGGNRPEPCGRASLELHCRSKNVTSLSISNHEYNVFNINPTSRTVRLVRADLLRPFCSSTFNTTTLPPEISELSPSYKSLTIFYHCNPSFHYVSSYTCPQRGVISAYQNPIYQRSCQENFTVNVPKTFVPEKKELNMTHLESVLREGFEVMVNTDELTCEGCSSSPIESYERCSEPFPCGNQGSLLYPFWVRGREDCGHPDFKLDCSKGFAELNLSSVKFRILEANNVSHVIKIGTLDYFDNLCLQHLENATFPETVLPLASRTKMLTIYYDCPNLSSNNVTNVYVGDAVCVDYEEARRRFGPNTHYYVTRNISSPLPDLGKYCSGQVSIPVSGSALNTMRLDNLQGTLAKGFEVQLNQDCSMCLESKGACGYNKTSTEFVCYCKDGTYGDKCGSGKKSHGALNKAIRIVLGSVAGVVLFLVLLTLFLRFLRIRETRLKHQKLKALIPLEHYTYAQVKRITKSFAEVVGTGGFGIVYRGTLSDGRMVAVKVLKDSKGNGEDFINEVASMSRTSHLNIVSLLGFCSEGSKRAIIYEFLGNGSLDKFISSKNSVNMDWEALYRIALGVARGLEYLHHGCKTRIVHFDIKPQNVLLDDNFCPKVSDFGLAKLCEKKESILSLLDTRGTVGYIAPEMISRVYGNVSHKSDVYSYGMLVLEMIGARNKEKYNQASSSNTSSMYFPEWVYRDLELGKSRRDIEDGINNEEDELAKKMTLVGLWCIQPSPLDRPPMNRVVEMMEGSLGALEVPPRPVFQIPTVAFQESSTFSEDTSVYTQE, from the exons ATGTATTACCCCCTCAATTCTTGTTTgattttcctcttcctcttcacctTAATCTACCATATTCCCTATGCTTCAAGTAAACAAGAATATGGATGGTGTGAGACTACTCAGTTTCAGTGTGGTAGCATCACCGCCGGTTTCCCATTTTGGGGTGGAAATCGTCCTGAACCTTGTGGTCGTGCGTCGCTGGAGCTTCACTGCAGAAGCAAAAACGTCACCTCTTTAAGCATCTCAAACCATGAGTACAATGTTTTCAATATTAATCCCACATCTCGTACTGTTAGACTTGTCAGAGCTGACCTTTTACGTCCTTTTTGCTCCTCTACATTCAATACCACAACCTTGCCCCCCGAAATCTCTGAGCTTTCACCAAGCTACAAGAGCCTCACCATTTTCTATCACTGCAACCCTAGTTTTCATTATGTTTCCAGTTATACATGTCCTCAGAGAGGTGTTATCTCAGCGTATCAAAACCCTATTTATCAAAGATCCTGCCAAGAAAATTTCACCGTAAACGTTCCTAAAACATTCGTTCcagaaaagaaagagttgaatATGACTCATTTGGAAAGTGTTCTAAGAGAAGGATTTGAGGTTATGGTGAATACTGATGAGCTGACGTGTGAAGGATGTTCTTCCTCAC CTATTGAGAGTTACGAGCGCTGCAGTGAACCATTTCCCTGCGGCAATCAGGGAAGTCTCTTGTACCCTTTCTGGGTCCGTGGCAGAGAAGACTGTGGCCACCCTGACTTCAAGCTTGATTGTAGCAAAGGATTCGCCGAGCTTAACCTCTCCTCCGTGAAGTTCAGAATCTTAGAGGCTAACAATGTCTCTCATGTCATAAAAATCGGCACATTGGATTATTTTGACAATCTGTGTCTCCAACACCTAGAAAATGCGACATTCCCCGAAACCGTTCTTCCACTCGCTTCCCGCACCAAGATGTTAACAATTTATTACGACTGCCCAAACTTGTCATCTAATAATGTTACAAACGTTTACGTTGGAGATGCTGTTTGTGTGGATTATGAAGAAGCTAGACGTAG ATTTGGACCGAACACACATTACTATGTGACGAGAAACATCTCGTCTCCTTTACCCGACTTGGGGAAATATTGCAGCGGACAAGTCAGTATACCTGTGTCTGGATCGGCTTTGAACACAATGCGTCTTGATAATCTACAGGGAACTCTTGCAAAGGGTTTTGAGGTTCAACTTAATCAAGACTGTTCAATGTGCCTAGAATCTAAAGGTGCTTGTGGCTATAATAAGACTTCAACAGAATTCGTCTGTTATTGTAAAGATGGGACCTATGGCGATAAATGTGGCTCTGGAAAAAAAAGTCATG GGGCTTTGAACAAAGCAATTCGCATAG TTTTGGGTTCAGTAGCAGGAGTCGTTTTGTTCCTGGTATTATTAACATTGTTTCTCCGTTTTCTTCGGATTAGAGAAACACGACTAAAACATCAGAAGCTGAAGGCTCTTATTCCACTCGAACACTATACTTACGCACAAGTGAAGAGAATTACAAAATCATTTGCGGAAGTGGTTGGGACAGGCGGATTTGGAATTGTTTATCGAGGAACACTTAGTGACGGCCGTATGGTTGCGGTGAAGGTCTTGAAAGACTCAAAGGGAAATGGTGAAGACTTCATCAATGAAGTTGCTAGCATGAGCAGAACTTCTCATCTCAACATTGTCTCCTTGCTTGGTTTCTGCTCCGAAGGTTCAAAAAGAGCAATTATATATGAGTTCTTGGGAAATGGATCCCTTGATAAGTTCATCTCAAGCAAGAACTCGGTCAATATGGATTGGGAGGCACTATATAGAATTGCGCTCGGAGTTGCTCGTGGTCTAGAGTACTTGCACCATGGCTGCAAAACAAGGATAGTACATTTCGACATTAAACCACAAAATGTACTCTTAGATGACAACTTCTGTCCTAAAGTTTCGGACTTTGGCCTCGCTAAGCTATgtgagaagaaagagagcaTCCTATCTTTGCTAGACACAAGAGGTACTGTAGGGTACATTGCACCAGAGATGATCTCCAGGGTTTATGGGAATGTGTCGCACAAGTCAGATGTGTATAGCTATGGAATGTTGGTTCTTGAGATGATTGGTGCaaggaacaaagaaaaatataatcaagCCTCTTCTTCTAATACAAGTTCGATGTACTTTCCTGAGTGGGTATATAGGGATCTTGAATTGGGAAAGTCGAGAAGGGATATTGAGGATGGAATCAACAACGAGGAAGACGAGCTAGCTAAAAAGATGACATTGGTGGGCCTGTGGTGTATTCAGCCTTCTCCACTAGATCGCCCACCGATGAACAGAGTTGTAGAAATGATGGAAGGAAGCTTAGGTGCTCTTGAAGTCCCTCCTAGGCCAGTTTTCCAAATCCCCACAGTGGCTTTTCAAGAATCTTCAACATTTTCAGAGGATACCTCTGTTTACACTCAAGAATGA